CAGCTAACGGACGATACTTCACCCTCGAAGAGATGCAGCGTGCTGTGGGTGGGCGGATTGAGATTATACCATTGGACAGAGACGGTTTAGATGACCGGGTGCTGGTGGTAGATGAAGAAGGCAAGCTGATTAGCTTGCCGTTGAAT
This portion of the Bacteroidota bacterium genome encodes:
- a CDS encoding DUF3846 domain-containing protein; translated protein: MTRIKPANGRYFTLEEMQRAVGGRIEIIPLDRDGLDDRVLVVDEEGKLISLPLNVLATLEWIRYYGETDFVAGDAIICHPELIR